In the Campylobacter sp. RM6914 genome, one interval contains:
- a CDS encoding RloB family protein, which translates to MGTDDLYKKRKARKIKKSGDLMVIICEGQKSEPNYISEFIKDFKSNRNLNKIKILPNHYTDPLNIVQQAVELKKDGYDIVACVFDKDTHANFSNAIELARKKNIKTIISDPCFEFWILLHFKNTSRPFGGGTPCQDCIKELKKIPGFNNYQKGKDNIYSMTKMHINTATQRAKKLQSLDSSKTNFFELLDDIKEFLQSE; encoded by the coding sequence ATGGGGACTGATGATTTATATAAAAAACGAAAAGCTAGAAAAATTAAAAAAAGTGGTGACCTTATGGTTATCATATGTGAAGGGCAAAAAAGTGAACCTAATTATATAAGTGAGTTTATAAAAGATTTTAAATCAAATCGTAATTTAAATAAAATAAAAATATTACCAAATCACTACACAGATCCTCTGAATATTGTTCAGCAGGCTGTAGAACTTAAAAAAGACGGGTATGATATAGTTGCATGTGTATTCGATAAAGATACTCATGCAAATTTTAGTAATGCAATAGAGCTTGCAAGAAAAAAAAATATAAAGACAATAATTAGTGACCCATGCTTTGAATTTTGGATACTTTTACATTTTAAGAATACTAGCAGACCTTTTGGTGGGGGAACCCCATGCCAAGATTGCATAAAAGAGCTAAAAAAGATACCAGGATTTAATAATTATCAAAAAGGTAAAGACAATATATATAGTATGACAAAAATGCATATAAATACAGCCACTCAAAGAGCCAAGAAACTACAATCACTAGACTCAAGCAAAACTAATTTTTTTGAGTTATTGGATGATATAAAAGAGTTTTTGCAGTCAGAATAA
- the nth gene encoding endonuclease III, with product MRTKKDISKIKNLFLQNYKDAKSELQWKNNYELIVCVMLSAQCTDKRVNLITPAFFEAYPDVNSLSNANLASVKLFINSCSFFNNKAQNLIKMAKSVVDDHGGEIPLTESELINLAGVGTKTAHVVMLEALGANVMAVDTHVFRVSHRLGLSSAKTPQATEADLILAFKTDLGRLHQAMVLFGRYVCKAQKPLCGECFLYELCKSKDKVQI from the coding sequence ATGAGAACGAAAAAAGATATATCGAAAATCAAAAATTTATTTTTGCAAAATTACAAAGATGCAAAAAGCGAACTTCAGTGGAAAAACAACTACGAACTAATAGTCTGCGTCATGCTATCGGCACAGTGCACCGATAAGCGTGTAAACCTAATAACTCCGGCATTTTTTGAAGCCTATCCCGATGTAAATTCCTTATCAAATGCCAATCTTGCGAGCGTGAAATTGTTTATAAATTCTTGCAGTTTTTTTAACAATAAAGCACAAAATTTAATAAAAATGGCAAAAAGTGTTGTTGATGATCACGGTGGAGAAATTCCGCTCACAGAGAGCGAACTAATAAATTTAGCAGGAGTTGGAACAAAAACCGCCCATGTCGTCATGCTAGAAGCACTTGGTGCTAATGTAATGGCAGTAGATACGCATGTATTTAGAGTTTCGCATCGTCTTGGTTTAAGCAGTGCAAAAACCCCACAAGCAACCGAGGCTGATCTTATTTTAGCTTTTAAAACAGATCTTGGCAGGCTTCATCAAGCGATGGTGCTTTTTGGCAGATATGTCTGCAAGGCTCAAAAACCACTTTGCGGCGAATGCTTTTTATATGAGCTTTGCAAAAGCAAGGATAAAGTGCAAATTTAA
- a CDS encoding peptidylprolyl isomerase, translating to MKKFLFPTFLSLATALSLNAAVMATVDGESIEDSEVAALLSAAMPGFDASQLSQLPADGKKRVVDDLINRKLLLKDAKATGIEKDPEFTKAMQNVRDSIALDVYMKKMFDGIKVSDAEIKDFYNKNKENFSQPAQARARHILLGDEKEAGAVIAELKKLKGDALTKKFAELASAKSIDKGSAAHGGELGWFGQSQMVKPFADAAFALKKGEISAKPVQTQFGYHVILKEDSRPAGTVSLDQAKGQIEQNLKLEKFQGQIRQKTDALRSKSKIEYK from the coding sequence ATGAAGAAATTTTTATTTCCAACGTTTTTAAGCTTGGCTACCGCACTTAGCCTAAATGCTGCCGTTATGGCTACAGTTGATGGCGAGAGCATAGAAGATAGCGAGGTTGCTGCTTTATTAAGCGCTGCTATGCCTGGATTTGACGCGAGCCAACTTTCACAGCTTCCTGCTGATGGTAAAAAACGCGTTGTTGATGATTTGATTAATAGAAAACTTTTACTTAAAGACGCTAAAGCAACAGGCATAGAAAAAGATCCTGAATTTACAAAAGCTATGCAAAATGTTCGCGATAGTATCGCTCTTGACGTATATATGAAAAAAATGTTTGACGGCATTAAAGTAAGTGATGCCGAGATAAAAGATTTTTACAACAAAAACAAAGAAAATTTCTCTCAACCGGCTCAAGCCCGTGCTCGCCATATACTTTTGGGTGACGAAAAAGAGGCCGGGGCTGTTATAGCTGAGCTTAAAAAACTAAAAGGTGACGCACTAACTAAGAAGTTTGCCGAGCTAGCAAGCGCTAAATCAATCGACAAAGGCTCTGCGGCACACGGTGGCGAGCTTGGCTGGTTTGGTCAAAGCCAGATGGTTAAACCTTTTGCCGATGCTGCTTTTGCACTTAAAAAAGGTGAAATTTCTGCAAAGCCTGTTCAAACTCAATTTGGATATCATGTTATCTTAAAAGAGGATTCAAGGCCTGCCGGAACAGTTTCACTTGATCAAGCTAAAGGTCAAATTGAACAAAATTTAAAACTAGAAAAATTTCAAGGTCAAATTAGACAAAAAACAGATGCGCTTCGCTCTAAATCTAAAATAGAATACAAGTAA
- the fbaA gene encoding class II fructose-bisphosphate aldolase, whose product MGVLDVVKAGVVSGEDLNKLYTYAKEQGFAIPAVNVVGSNSVNAVLEAAKTANSPVIIQFSNGGASFYAGKSCQGGDVLGAIAGAKHVHLLAKAYGVPVVLHTDHAARKLLPWIDALIQASKEHKKTHGIPLFSSHMLDLSEESLEENLSTCEKYLKELSDLDIALEIELGVTGGEEDGVDNTNVDNALLYTQPEDVALAYERLSKISDKFSIAASFGNVHGVYKPGNVVLRPEILKNSQEYVAKKFNTSDKKPVNFVFHGGSGSELKDIKDAVSYGVIKMNIDTDTQWAFWDGVREYEAKNRGYLQAQIGNPEGDDKPNKKYYDPRKWIRCGEESVIKRLQVAFSDLNCLNRN is encoded by the coding sequence ATGGGCGTTTTAGATGTTGTAAAAGCCGGTGTTGTAAGTGGCGAGGATCTAAATAAGCTATATACATATGCAAAAGAGCAAGGTTTTGCTATACCTGCAGTAAATGTCGTAGGTTCTAACTCTGTAAATGCAGTACTAGAAGCGGCAAAAACGGCAAATTCGCCCGTTATTATTCAATTTAGCAACGGTGGAGCCAGTTTTTACGCAGGTAAAAGCTGTCAGGGTGGAGATGTTTTAGGTGCTATTGCTGGAGCTAAGCATGTTCACTTGCTAGCAAAGGCTTACGGAGTGCCGGTAGTGCTTCATACCGATCACGCCGCTCGTAAGCTTTTGCCTTGGATAGATGCTCTTATACAGGCTTCAAAGGAGCATAAAAAAACTCATGGTATACCACTTTTTAGCTCTCATATGCTTGATCTTAGCGAAGAGAGTTTGGAAGAAAATTTAAGTACTTGTGAAAAGTATCTAAAAGAACTTAGCGATCTTGACATCGCCCTTGAGATAGAACTGGGTGTAACCGGTGGCGAAGAAGACGGGGTGGATAATACAAATGTCGATAACGCACTTTTATACACACAACCCGAAGATGTAGCTCTTGCTTATGAAAGACTTAGTAAGATAAGTGATAAATTTAGCATAGCCGCAAGTTTTGGCAATGTTCATGGAGTTTATAAACCCGGCAATGTTGTTTTACGTCCCGAAATTCTTAAAAATTCACAAGAGTATGTCGCAAAGAAATTTAATACAAGCGACAAAAAGCCTGTAAATTTTGTATTTCACGGTGGAAGTGGCAGCGAGCTAAAAGATATCAAAGATGCCGTAAGTTACGGCGTGATAAAAATGAATATCGACACTGATACGCAGTGGGCGTTTTGGGATGGCGTGCGCGAATACGAAGCCAAAAATAGAGGCTACCTTCAAGCGCAGATCGGTAACCCCGAAGGCGATGATAAGCCGAATAAAAAATATTACGATCCAAGAAAATGGATAAGGTGTGGCGAAGAGAGCGTGATAAAACGCTTGCAAGTTGCATTTTCTGATCTGAACTGTTTAAATAGGAATTAA
- a CDS encoding MotA/TolQ/ExbB proton channel family protein gives MSVSNDFSDLALPQTKADRSIFVFFKIIFLPVATFVLALLAYLEVINFEMKAHTIVMMAIILIVAVIFTRHSAEYAYSIFRARGDDFRQSLKKFIVSHLLEISGLKKSRAGFNEFLDEYTRNFRNDNLASIGSAVFPMLGILGTFISIAMSMPSFSSGTAGELEKEIAILLNGVGTAFYVSIYGIFLALWWMFFEKIGISKFEKFANEQKELSREFFWQKDELEQLYMSAASSHFEDMKVMFTRVSNEEYFKRLDSVTEAKFSNFMQLEEAQQKIVAQASETLEQNVKILNKAASRQDEFIKIHSDILNAMSSFNDSLKELELKISTQYNRASELNESKMVSLDKSVAKFSENLKLFDLSLKEFSVKLLNEQNAAMKSFRQSIFDGVSEFKSVYEQEIKSSEREKERDVLIAELKKSVKEIDQEASLIIQKIENANLIDENR, from the coding sequence ATGTCGGTCAGTAACGACTTTAGCGATCTTGCCTTACCTCAAACCAAGGCAGACCGCTCTATCTTTGTTTTTTTTAAGATTATCTTTTTACCGGTTGCTACCTTTGTTTTAGCCTTGCTTGCATACCTTGAAGTTATCAACTTTGAGATGAAAGCGCACACGATAGTGATGATGGCTATTATCTTGATCGTAGCCGTGATATTTACTCGTCATAGTGCGGAGTATGCGTATAGTATTTTTCGTGCAAGAGGCGATGATTTTAGGCAAAGCCTTAAAAAATTTATCGTTTCACATTTGCTTGAAATTTCAGGACTTAAGAAGTCAAGAGCCGGTTTTAATGAATTTTTAGACGAATACACAAGAAATTTTAGAAATGACAATCTAGCAAGTATAGGCTCTGCCGTATTTCCTATGCTTGGAATTTTAGGCACATTTATAAGTATAGCCATGTCTATGCCTTCGTTTAGTTCAGGTACGGCCGGAGAGCTTGAAAAAGAGATAGCTATCTTGCTAAACGGTGTTGGTACGGCATTTTATGTGTCGATATACGGTATATTTCTTGCGCTTTGGTGGATGTTTTTTGAAAAGATAGGTATATCAAAATTTGAAAAATTTGCCAACGAACAAAAAGAGTTAAGTAGAGAATTTTTCTGGCAAAAAGACGAGCTTGAACAGTTGTATATGAGTGCTGCAAGTTCACATTTTGAAGATATGAAAGTCATGTTTACCCGAGTAAGCAATGAAGAGTATTTTAAACGGCTTGATAGCGTTACTGAGGCTAAATTTAGCAACTTTATGCAGCTTGAAGAAGCGCAGCAAAAAATAGTCGCTCAAGCTTCCGAGACTTTAGAGCAAAATGTAAAAATTTTAAATAAAGCCGCAAGTAGACAGGACGAATTTATTAAAATTCATTCAGATATTTTAAATGCCATGTCTTCGTTTAACGACTCTTTAAAAGAGTTGGAGTTAAAAATTTCAACCCAATACAACAGAGCAAGCGAACTAAATGAGAGCAAGATGGTAAGTCTTGATAAAAGTGTGGCTAAATTCTCGGAAAATTTAAAACTTTTTGACTTAAGTTTAAAAGAATTTTCGGTTAAACTTTTAAATGAGCAAAATGCTGCTATGAAGTCGTTTAGGCAAAGTATTTTTGATGGAGTAAGCGAATTTAAAAGTGTTTATGAGCAGGAGATAAAGAGTTCTGAAAGAGAAAAAGAGCGTGATGTCTTGATCGCGGAACTTAAAAAAAGCGTAAAAGAGATCGATCAAGAAGCTAGCTTAATCATACAAAAAATAGAAAATGCAAATTTGATAGATGAAAATAGATAA
- a CDS encoding OmpA family protein: MKIDKKDQASSTFWVSYADLMAGLLFVFMLLIGAIVVKYVFSQNTLASKEQAIIAALANLKDEQGKNITLDRLNAALKSELAKIGDENLELKKANEIYIVELDALKERLERAVNENLDANASIKDLNASILNLNQQMIILTDELKAAEENATTQSEDNEKNLAKIAFLLEQVSQKEARYDEILRDLNITKSRIKNLTGIRVKVIGALKERLGSDIAIDPNSGALKLSSSVLFDKGRAEIKDEVKNELKLTLQKYFDVLLNDEEISKNIDQIMIEGFTDSDGSYLYNLELSQRRAYAVMDFINSYSSDENLRKHLVASGRSFNELVMKDGVEDKDASRRIEIKFLISNKEAIKEIEKFLEHTP, translated from the coding sequence ATGAAAATAGATAAAAAAGACCAAGCATCCTCGACATTTTGGGTTTCGTATGCAGACCTTATGGCGGGATTGCTTTTTGTTTTTATGCTACTTATCGGCGCGATAGTCGTTAAGTATGTTTTTTCTCAAAATACCCTGGCAAGCAAAGAGCAAGCCATAATCGCAGCTCTTGCAAATTTAAAAGACGAACAAGGTAAAAATATCACGCTTGATAGGCTAAATGCAGCCTTAAAAAGCGAGCTTGCAAAAATAGGCGATGAAAATTTAGAGCTTAAAAAAGCAAATGAAATTTACATAGTTGAGCTTGATGCGCTAAAAGAGCGGTTAGAGAGAGCTGTAAATGAAAATTTAGACGCAAATGCAAGTATAAAAGACCTAAATGCGAGTATTTTAAATTTAAATCAACAAATGATAATCCTAACAGACGAGTTAAAAGCGGCTGAAGAAAACGCAACAACTCAAAGCGAAGATAATGAGAAAAATTTAGCTAAAATCGCCTTTTTGCTCGAGCAGGTAAGCCAAAAAGAGGCTAGATATGATGAAATTTTAAGAGACCTTAATATAACAAAAAGTCGTATTAAAAATTTAACAGGCATTAGAGTAAAGGTTATAGGGGCTCTTAAAGAAAGGCTCGGAAGCGATATCGCTATAGATCCGAATTCAGGAGCTTTAAAACTAAGTTCTTCTGTCCTTTTTGATAAGGGTAGGGCGGAGATAAAAGATGAAGTTAAAAATGAATTAAAGCTTACCTTACAAAAATACTTCGATGTGCTTTTAAATGATGAAGAGATATCTAAAAACATCGATCAAATCATGATAGAGGGCTTTACCGATAGTGACGGAAGCTATCTTTATAACCTCGAGCTTTCGCAGCGCAGAGCTTATGCTGTGATGGATTTCATAAATTCATATAGTAGCGATGAAAATTTAAGAAAACATCTCGTTGCAAGCGGTCGTAGCTTTAACGAGCTTGTAATGAAAGATGGAGTAGAAGACAAAGACGCCTCACGAAGGATAGAGATAAAATTTTTGATCTCAAACAAAGAGGCGATAAAAGAGATAGAGAAATTTTTGGAACATACGCCATGA
- a CDS encoding 1-aminocyclopropane-1-carboxylate deaminase, whose product MIEKFKFRGREMFLLRDDLLGEFNGNKARKLEYFLNSDLKGIKRIVSHGSSQSNAMYSLSVFAKMRGLEFCFVVSHLNSNLQEKPVGNFKFALQNGMKIFVAQDRRSLAKELASQDDAFFIEEGVAMAEAEFGFKTQAMQIEKWCEKNSIRPDIFLPSGTGTSAAYLAKNSNLRVFTCPCVGDVKFLQDEIFALDKNSKVQILNPPKKYHFGDLKLELYKIWREILDETGVEFELIYDPVGFLTLFSNLDAFSGDILYIHQGGILGNISQKMRYERKFKGEL is encoded by the coding sequence ATGATAGAGAAGTTTAAATTTCGCGGACGTGAGATGTTTTTGCTAAGAGACGATCTGCTTGGCGAATTTAACGGCAACAAGGCCAGAAAGCTTGAGTATTTTTTAAATAGCGACTTAAAAGGTATAAAACGCATAGTCTCACATGGTTCAAGTCAGTCAAATGCCATGTATAGTCTTAGTGTGTTTGCAAAGATGCGAGGTCTTGAATTTTGCTTTGTGGTTTCTCATTTAAACTCGAATTTGCAAGAAAAGCCTGTTGGAAATTTTAAATTTGCCCTACAAAACGGCATGAAGATATTTGTCGCGCAAGATAGAAGGTCGCTTGCAAAAGAGCTAGCAAGCCAAGATGATGCTTTTTTTATAGAAGAGGGCGTGGCGATGGCTGAAGCCGAATTTGGCTTTAAAACACAAGCTATGCAAATAGAAAAATGGTGCGAAAAAAATAGCATAAGACCTGATATCTTTTTGCCATCAGGTACAGGAACGAGCGCAGCTTATCTTGCTAAAAATTCAAATTTAAGAGTATTTACTTGTCCTTGTGTCGGCGATGTTAAATTTTTACAAGATGAAATTTTTGCTCTTGATAAAAATTCAAAAGTTCAAATTTTAAATCCTCCTAAGAAGTATCATTTTGGGGATTTAAAACTTGAGCTTTATAAAATTTGGCGTGAAATTTTAGACGAAACAGGAGTTGAGTTTGAGCTCATTTACGATCCGGTCGGCTTTTTAACGCTATTTTCAAATTTGGACGCATTTAGCGGCGATATCCTTTATATTCACCAAGGAGGAATTCTTGGCAATATAAGCCAAAAAATGCGATATGAGAGAAAATTTAAAGGAGAATTATGA
- the hisD gene encoding histidinol dehydrogenase produces the protein MKFLHTNDADFRDKFSQLVRRSDMDMSGVMPTVMKIIEDIRKDGDDALFAQIAKFDKFTPTSTQDLLISTKQMQEAYDALDNTLRESLKLAYERIKAYHEQSVPKTWSMRDEHDVLLGAKYTPVDRAGLYIPGGKAAYPSSLLMNAVPAIVAGVKGIVVCTPAIGGNVNSLLLAAMHLCGIKTAFKIGGASAIAAMAYGTKSVPKVDVITGPGNIYVATAKKLVYGEVNIDMIAGPSEIGIIADDSANARHIAIDLLSQAEHDELASSFLITPVEAFANEVSKHVASELKSLKREAIAAESIRNKAAIIVAKDMQECVELINELAVEHLEIATNDALSYMNDIRHAGAIFFGHFTPEAMGDYLAGPNHTLPTGGSARFYSPLGVENFMKKSSIISIGRKGIKELGKACMNLADAEGLGAHERSVKVRLEDF, from the coding sequence ATGAAATTTTTACACACAAACGACGCTGATTTTAGGGATAAATTCTCACAACTAGTAAGGCGTTCTGATATGGACATGAGCGGTGTTATGCCGACTGTTATGAAAATCATCGAAGATATAAGAAAAGACGGAGATGATGCACTTTTTGCGCAAATAGCAAAATTTGATAAATTTACTCCCACATCCACACAGGATCTATTGATATCAACCAAGCAAATGCAAGAGGCTTATGACGCGCTTGATAACACGCTTAGAGAGTCGTTAAAGCTAGCTTACGAGCGCATAAAAGCCTATCACGAGCAATCCGTGCCAAAAACTTGGAGTATGCGTGATGAGCACGATGTGCTTTTGGGTGCTAAGTATACTCCGGTAGATAGAGCGGGACTTTATATACCGGGTGGTAAAGCGGCATATCCTAGTTCGCTTTTAATGAATGCTGTTCCTGCCATAGTTGCAGGAGTAAAAGGGATAGTGGTTTGCACCCCTGCTATCGGCGGCAACGTAAACTCTCTTTTACTTGCAGCCATGCATCTTTGTGGTATCAAAACGGCATTTAAAATAGGCGGAGCAAGCGCGATAGCGGCCATGGCATACGGAACTAAGAGTGTTCCAAAGGTGGATGTTATAACAGGTCCCGGAAATATCTACGTAGCAACCGCTAAAAAGCTTGTTTATGGTGAAGTAAACATAGACATGATAGCGGGTCCAAGCGAGATAGGTATCATAGCGGATGACAGCGCAAATGCTCGCCATATCGCGATCGATCTTTTAAGTCAGGCAGAGCATGATGAGCTTGCAAGTAGCTTTTTAATAACTCCGGTAGAGGCTTTTGCTAATGAAGTTTCAAAGCACGTTGCAAGTGAATTAAAGAGTCTAAAGCGCGAAGCTATCGCAGCAGAAAGCATACGCAATAAAGCCGCGATAATAGTAGCAAAAGACATGCAAGAGTGCGTTGAGCTTATAAATGAACTAGCTGTAGAACACCTTGAAATCGCGACAAATGACGCACTAAGCTATATGAACGACATAAGGCATGCCGGAGCGATATTTTTCGGACATTTTACACCAGAAGCCATGGGTGATTATCTAGCCGGACCAAATCATACTTTGCCAACGGGCGGAAGCGCTAGATTTTACTCGCCTCTAGGGGTTGAAAATTTCATGAAGAAAAGCTCTATAATCTCTATTGGCAGAAAAGGCATAAAAGAGCTTGGCAAAGCATGTATGAATTTAGCCGATGCAGAGGGGCTTGGCGCACACGAAAGATCGGTAAAAGTTCGCTTAGAGGATTTTTAG
- a CDS encoding flagellin, with product MKLNNLSATNMYNVAQNNNDQQEKALKNIAVARALSGIDGSNLAIADSLMLQSNTLEQGIANANDAIGMLQIADSTLSNLSQSANRINELSVSLNNAALNDSQRSMIRGEINALSNSMSDSLSNATFNGRNVFGSELNFVTGNGMESINLNTNSLMTIDEDGSNATDIISNINSLRTQIGSAQNGIASGINASVAQSIALKESESNLQNNDIAKNLNDLQNANLSINAAILAQTHNITSLQTQLDRLLS from the coding sequence ATGAAGTTGAACAACTTATCTGCGACAAATATGTATAATGTTGCACAAAATAATAACGACCAGCAAGAAAAAGCTTTGAAAAATATCGCTGTCGCGCGTGCTTTAAGTGGGATTGACGGCTCAAACCTTGCTATCGCGGACTCCCTTATGCTCCAAAGTAACACTCTTGAGCAAGGTATTGCTAATGCAAACGATGCTATAGGCATGCTTCAAATCGCTGACTCCACGCTGTCAAATTTAAGCCAAAGTGCAAATCGTATAAATGAACTTTCGGTATCTTTAAATAATGCTGCGTTAAATGACAGCCAGCGCTCAATGATACGAGGTGAGATCAACGCACTTTCAAATTCTATGAGCGATAGCCTAAGTAACGCTACGTTTAACGGTAGAAATGTTTTTGGATCAGAGCTAAATTTTGTTACAGGCAATGGCATGGAGAGCATAAATTTAAACACAAATTCTTTAATGACAATAGATGAAGATGGCTCTAATGCAACCGATATAATCTCTAATATCAATTCTCTTCGCACTCAAATAGGCTCTGCGCAAAATGGTATAGCTTCAGGCATAAATGCTTCTGTTGCGCAAAGCATAGCACTAAAAGAGAGTGAGAGTAACCTGCAAAACAATGATATCGCCAAGAATTTAAATGATCTTCAAAATGCAAATTTGAGCATAAATGCAGCCATTTTGGCGCAAACACATAATATTACAAGCTTGCAAACCCAACTTGATAGACTTCTTTCATAA
- the rpoD gene encoding RNA polymerase sigma factor RpoD codes for MSTSKDAFNQIEELFVENAKGFVTYEKLVKLLEKAPTATVVKKIEALANANKVQLMTAAEVAKARNIADAKKRQKESEKEQNSNELNLEEEFDLANDNDFLEWSRSDSPVRMYLREMGQIALLTKEEEIEISKKIELGEDIIIDAFCSVPFLIDFILDYKEPLINRERRVKELFKSFEDDGESENENEEEESDEEENEDEETPKKSLKNDKRAEKVIESFKALEKAKKEWLKTANKQEKVENEDTASKLTLAFKKKILKDKLMDLGPTSKLISEIVKSMETALKSDDEFDRELKRLEYRLPMFSDELKKNHKSILKDIVKLSKEEIATRVPEATMVSTYVEIKKLFQTKEASKQGFDLNPTVLKEILEQIKRGKKISDEAKARMAKSNLRLVVSIAKRYTNRGLPFLDLIQEGNIGLMKAVDKFEYRKGYKFSTYATWWIRQAISRAIADQARTIRIPIHMIETINRINKINRKYLQEEGKEPDVSIIAKEVGLSIDKVKQVIKITKEPISLEAPIANEDDGKFGDFVEDKTSLSPMEQILKGDLREQIDEVLSQLNDREKAVICMRFGLLEDESDRTLEEIGKALNVTRERVRQIESSAIKKLKHPKVGRKLKNYIEG; via the coding sequence ATGAGTACAAGCAAAGACGCGTTTAATCAAATCGAGGAACTTTTTGTTGAGAACGCAAAGGGTTTTGTTACTTATGAAAAATTAGTAAAACTACTTGAAAAAGCCCCAACGGCAACAGTGGTTAAAAAGATAGAAGCATTGGCTAACGCAAACAAAGTTCAGCTTATGACTGCCGCAGAGGTTGCAAAAGCAAGAAATATAGCAGATGCTAAAAAACGCCAAAAAGAGAGCGAAAAAGAGCAAAATTCAAATGAATTAAATTTAGAAGAAGAATTTGACCTTGCAAACGATAACGACTTTTTAGAATGGTCACGCTCAGATAGTCCAGTAAGGATGTATCTACGCGAAATGGGGCAAATAGCGCTTTTAACAAAAGAAGAAGAGATAGAAATCAGCAAAAAAATCGAACTTGGCGAAGATATTATCATAGATGCATTTTGCTCGGTGCCATTTCTTATAGACTTTATACTTGATTACAAAGAGCCGCTTATCAACCGTGAACGTCGCGTAAAAGAGCTTTTTAAAAGCTTTGAAGATGATGGTGAAAGTGAAAATGAAAACGAGGAAGAAGAGAGCGATGAGGAGGAAAATGAGGATGAAGAAACTCCTAAAAAATCACTCAAAAACGACAAACGCGCTGAAAAAGTTATAGAAAGCTTTAAAGCACTTGAAAAAGCCAAAAAAGAGTGGCTAAAAACAGCCAATAAACAAGAAAAAGTTGAGAACGAAGATACTGCGTCAAAACTTACTCTTGCATTTAAAAAGAAAATTCTAAAAGATAAGCTTATGGATCTAGGACCAACAAGCAAGCTTATAAGCGAGATCGTAAAATCAATGGAAACTGCGCTAAAAAGCGACGACGAATTTGATAGAGAACTTAAACGCCTTGAGTATCGCTTGCCAATGTTTAGTGACGAACTTAAGAAAAATCACAAAAGCATACTAAAAGACATAGTAAAACTATCAAAAGAAGAGATAGCTACACGTGTTCCTGAAGCAACAATGGTTTCAACTTATGTTGAGATAAAGAAATTGTTTCAAACAAAAGAGGCTAGCAAGCAAGGATTTGACCTTAATCCAACCGTCTTAAAAGAAATTTTAGAGCAGATAAAACGCGGAAAGAAAATTTCAGACGAGGCAAAAGCCAGAATGGCAAAATCAAATTTACGCCTTGTCGTTAGTATAGCAAAACGCTACACCAACCGTGGCTTGCCGTTTTTAGATCTTATCCAAGAGGGAAATATCGGCTTAATGAAAGCTGTTGATAAATTTGAATACCGAAAAGGCTACAAATTCTCAACTTACGCAACATGGTGGATACGTCAAGCCATATCTCGCGCGATCGCCGATCAAGCAAGAACTATCCGCATACCGATACACATGATAGAAACGATCAATCGTATCAATAAAATCAACCGAAAATACCTCCAAGAAGAAGGGAAAGAGCCCGATGTAAGCATCATTGCAAAAGAGGTCGGACTAAGCATAGACAAGGTAAAACAAGTCATCAAAATCACAAAAGAGCCTATTAGCTTAGAAGCTCCGATAGCAAACGAAGATGATGGAAAATTTGGAGACTTTGTCGAGGATAAAACATCATTAAGCCCAATGGAGCAGATATTAAAAGGCGACCTTAGAGAGCAGATAGACGAGGTTCTCTCTCAGCTAAACGACCGTGAAAAAGCTGTTATTTGCATGAGATTTGGTCTACTTGAAGACGAAAGTGATAGAACACTAGAAGAGATAGGCAAGGCTCTTAATGTAACTCGTGAGCGTGTTCGTCAGATAGAAAGCTCAGCCATTAAAAAGCTAAAACACCCTAAAGTGGGTAGAAAACTCAAAAACTACATCGAGGGATAA